From one Phocaeicola salanitronis DSM 18170 genomic stretch:
- the nudC gene encoding NAD(+) diphosphatase codes for MEEQIENNCYWFAFYEGQVLIEKRAGGWHIPVGTEPPAAIPEGSTVHEIGVMDGCVAKAYALAAPIEGDDESPRRMKDLRASFDVLPWDEYRMAGKASEILTWDRDSRFCPRCGAPAGQVAPIAKRCPVCGMEIYPRISPAIIVLIKRGEDEVLLVHARNFRGTFKGLVAGFLEPGETLEECVRREVMEETGLTIKNLKYFGSQPWPYPSGIMIGYSAEYESGTIKLQDEELSAGAFYHKSCLPEIPKKLSIARRLIDAWLEGKI; via the coding sequence ATGGAAGAACAAATAGAGAACAATTGTTATTGGTTTGCTTTTTACGAAGGGCAGGTATTGATTGAGAAGCGGGCAGGCGGGTGGCATATCCCCGTGGGCACAGAGCCGCCGGCAGCTATACCCGAAGGGAGTACCGTGCACGAGATAGGCGTGATGGACGGGTGTGTGGCAAAGGCATACGCTTTGGCGGCGCCCATAGAAGGGGATGATGAAAGTCCCCGTCGGATGAAAGACCTGCGTGCCTCGTTCGATGTATTGCCCTGGGACGAATACCGGATGGCGGGGAAAGCCTCGGAGATACTGACGTGGGACCGCGACAGCAGGTTCTGTCCCCGTTGCGGAGCGCCTGCCGGACAGGTGGCGCCCATTGCCAAGCGGTGTCCCGTGTGCGGTATGGAAATTTATCCGCGCATATCGCCTGCCATCATCGTGCTCATCAAGCGGGGCGAGGACGAAGTGCTCCTGGTGCATGCGCGCAATTTCCGTGGCACCTTCAAGGGGCTGGTAGCGGGATTTCTCGAGCCGGGCGAAACGCTCGAAGAATGTGTGCGGCGCGAAGTGATGGAGGAAACAGGGCTTACCATCAAGAACCTGAAATACTTCGGGAGCCAGCCGTGGCCCTATCCCAGCGGCATTATGATAGGCTATTCCGCCGAGTACGAGAGCGGCACCATCAAGCTTCAGGATGAAGAGCTGAGTGCGGGAGCCTTCTACCACAAATCGTGCCTGCCCGAGATTCCCAAGAAACTGAGCATAGCCCGCCGGCTGATAGACGCTTGGCTGGAAGGGAAGATATAG